The following are encoded together in the Pseudoalteromonas piscicida genome:
- a CDS encoding OmpA family protein: MKIKTLSLLVAMAVTANANANTTEPTEGVYLGVFGDYYDADWQNHRDMAGLDVEESTGWGAEIGYRFDKFWSGRIEYADMDFDLGGISNGSLDAERYGIDGLYHFDGGPFYGLVGIKKMNLDVISDNTFANVGAGVRHYFTDHLFVNAEAAVYQGLEAGFTDVGGKIGINYSFGSVGKSEEVVPAPAPVVAEAPQDSDKDGVVDSEDKCANTPITDAVDASGCTLYETKEDKVSLLVRFPHDDATFSQQYVDDINAVAKFLKEHKNADVVIEGHASAVGDADYNQKLSERRAKSVAEKLVDMGIDSMRITTVGYGEERLKNPANTLEAHAENRRVEAHVSSKEKVKVKR; encoded by the coding sequence ATGAAAATTAAAACTTTGAGCTTACTAGTTGCGATGGCAGTGACAGCCAATGCAAATGCAAATACTACTGAGCCTACAGAAGGTGTATATCTTGGTGTATTTGGTGACTACTATGATGCGGATTGGCAGAATCACCGTGATATGGCTGGTCTAGATGTAGAAGAGTCTACAGGTTGGGGTGCTGAAATCGGCTACCGCTTTGACAAATTCTGGAGTGGTCGTATCGAGTATGCAGATATGGATTTTGACCTTGGTGGTATTAGCAATGGTTCACTAGACGCGGAGCGTTACGGTATCGATGGTTTGTACCATTTTGATGGTGGTCCATTCTATGGTCTAGTGGGTATCAAGAAGATGAACCTAGATGTAATTTCAGATAACACCTTTGCTAACGTAGGTGCTGGTGTTCGTCATTACTTCACCGATCACTTGTTCGTGAATGCGGAAGCGGCAGTTTACCAAGGCCTAGAAGCTGGCTTTACTGATGTTGGTGGTAAAATCGGTATCAACTATTCGTTCGGTAGCGTTGGTAAATCGGAAGAGGTTGTGCCAGCCCCAGCTCCCGTAGTTGCAGAAGCACCGCAAGACAGTGATAAAGACGGTGTTGTCGATAGCGAAGATAAATGTGCAAACACACCAATAACGGATGCAGTTGACGCGTCTGGTTGTACTTTGTACGAAACTAAAGAAGACAAAGTAAGTCTACTAGTTCGTTTCCCGCACGATGATGCAACTTTCTCACAGCAATATGTTGATGATATCAACGCGGTTGCTAAGTTCTTGAAAGAGCATAAAAATGCAGACGTGGTGATTGAAGGTCACGCGTCAGCTGTAGGTGATGCTGATTACAACCAAAAGCTCTCTGAGCGCCGTGCGAAGAGCGTTGCTGAGAAGCTCGTTGATATGGGTATTGATTCAATGCGTATTACCACGGTTGGTTACGGTGAAGAGCGTTTGAAAAACCCAGCAAACACGCTTGAAGCTCACGCGGAAAACCGTCGCGTAGAAGCGCACGTTTCTTCTAAAGAGAAAGTAAAAGTTAAGCGTTAA
- the acnB gene encoding bifunctional aconitate hydratase 2/2-methylisocitrate dehydratase, translating to MLQEYRKHVEERAAQGIVPKPLDAQQTADLIELLKTPPAGEEEFIVDLFINRVPPGVDDAAYVKAGFLAAVAKGEAESPLISKEYAAELLGTMLGGYNIAPMIDLLDDAALAPIVAKGLSHTLLMFDAFYDVEEKAKAGNEFAKQVIESWANAEWFLEKPAVADKISVTVFKVTGETNTDDLSPAPDAWSRPDIPLHALAMLKNERDGINPDKPGEVGPIAQLEELNSKGLPLAYVGDVVGTGSSRKSATNSVLWFMGDDIPFVPNKRVGGVCLGGKIAPIFFNTMEDSGALPIELPVDELNMGDQIDIFPYEGVVKRHGTDEVISTFSLKSDVILDEVRAGGRIPLIIGRGLTDKARASLGLEAEEIFRKPKLVADSGKGFTLAQKMVGKACNMAGVRPGQYCEPTMTTVGSQDTTGPMTRDELKDLACLGFSADLTMQSFCHTSAYPKPIDVNTHHTLPDFIMNRGGVSLRPGDGVIHSWLNRMLLPDTVGTGGDSHTRFPLGISFPAGSGAVAFAAATGVMPLDMPESILVRFKGEMQPGITLRDLVHAIPYYAIQQGLLTVEKKGKINEFSGRILEIEGVEHLTVEQAFELSDASAERSAAGCTVKLSQASIEEYLNSNIVMLKWMISEGYGDVRTIERRITKMEEWLANPELMTADADAEYAHTIEIDLADIKEPILCAPNDPDDARLLSAVTGEKIDEVFIGSCMTNIGHFRAAGKLLDNFGGRLPTQLWVAPPTKMDRDQLTDEGYYGIYGRVGARIETPGCSLCMGNQARVADKATVVSTSTRNFPNRLGTGANVFLASAELAAVAAILGKLPTPAEYQEYAEKINATAADTYRYLNFHKMPQYTKKADSVIIQQAV from the coding sequence GTGCTTCAAGAATATCGTAAACACGTAGAAGAGCGTGCCGCGCAAGGTATCGTGCCTAAGCCGTTAGACGCGCAGCAAACTGCTGACCTTATCGAATTATTAAAAACTCCACCTGCAGGTGAAGAAGAGTTCATCGTTGATCTATTTATCAACCGTGTACCGCCAGGTGTAGATGATGCCGCTTACGTAAAAGCTGGCTTTTTGGCAGCTGTAGCGAAAGGCGAAGCTGAATCACCACTCATTTCAAAAGAGTATGCAGCTGAACTACTTGGCACTATGCTTGGTGGTTACAACATCGCGCCTATGATCGACCTACTAGACGACGCAGCACTTGCACCTATCGTTGCTAAGGGTTTATCTCATACACTACTGATGTTTGACGCATTCTACGATGTAGAAGAAAAAGCAAAAGCAGGCAATGAGTTTGCTAAGCAAGTGATTGAGTCATGGGCGAATGCAGAATGGTTTCTTGAGAAGCCAGCTGTTGCAGACAAGATTTCAGTGACTGTATTCAAAGTAACGGGTGAGACAAATACAGATGACTTGTCTCCAGCACCAGATGCTTGGTCTCGTCCAGATATCCCATTACACGCACTGGCTATGCTTAAAAACGAGCGTGACGGTATCAACCCTGATAAGCCAGGCGAAGTAGGTCCAATTGCACAGCTTGAAGAGCTGAACAGCAAAGGTCTGCCACTTGCCTACGTAGGTGATGTTGTTGGCACGGGCTCATCTCGTAAGTCTGCAACTAACTCTGTTCTTTGGTTCATGGGTGATGACATTCCATTCGTACCAAATAAGCGCGTTGGCGGTGTATGTCTAGGTGGTAAAATTGCGCCTATCTTCTTCAATACCATGGAAGATTCTGGTGCACTACCGATTGAGCTTCCAGTTGACGAACTAAACATGGGCGACCAAATCGACATCTTCCCATACGAAGGTGTGGTTAAGCGTCACGGTACTGACGAAGTTATCTCAACGTTCTCACTGAAATCAGACGTAATTCTTGATGAAGTGCGTGCAGGCGGCCGTATTCCACTGATCATCGGTCGTGGTCTAACTGATAAAGCTCGTGCTTCACTAGGCCTAGAAGCGGAAGAAATCTTCCGTAAGCCTAAGTTAGTGGCTGATTCTGGTAAAGGCTTTACGCTTGCACAGAAGATGGTTGGTAAAGCATGTAACATGGCAGGTGTACGCCCAGGCCAATACTGTGAGCCAACAATGACAACGGTAGGTTCTCAGGATACGACAGGTCCAATGACGCGTGATGAGCTTAAAGACCTTGCTTGTCTTGGCTTCTCTGCAGATCTTACCATGCAGTCATTCTGTCATACTTCAGCTTATCCTAAGCCAATCGACGTAAATACACACCACACACTTCCTGATTTCATCATGAACCGTGGCGGTGTATCACTACGTCCTGGTGACGGTGTTATCCACTCGTGGCTAAACCGTATGCTACTTCCTGATACGGTAGGTACAGGTGGTGACTCGCATACTCGTTTCCCGCTAGGTATTTCATTCCCAGCAGGTTCAGGTGCAGTAGCATTCGCAGCCGCAACAGGTGTAATGCCGTTGGATATGCCTGAGTCAATCCTTGTTCGTTTTAAAGGCGAAATGCAACCGGGTATCACATTACGTGACCTAGTACATGCTATCCCTTACTATGCAATCCAGCAAGGTCTATTGACAGTTGAGAAAAAAGGTAAGATCAACGAATTCTCCGGTCGTATCCTTGAAATCGAAGGTGTTGAGCACCTAACGGTTGAGCAAGCGTTCGAACTATCTGACGCATCTGCAGAGCGTAGCGCAGCAGGTTGTACTGTTAAGCTTTCACAAGCGTCTATCGAAGAGTACCTAAACTCTAACATCGTTATGCTTAAGTGGATGATCTCTGAAGGCTATGGTGATGTACGTACCATTGAGCGTCGTATCACTAAGATGGAAGAGTGGCTAGCGAATCCTGAGCTAATGACTGCTGACGCGGATGCAGAATACGCGCACACCATTGAGATTGATCTTGCTGATATCAAAGAGCCAATCCTTTGTGCACCGAATGACCCTGATGACGCTCGTCTACTTTCAGCGGTAACTGGTGAGAAGATCGACGAAGTATTCATCGGTTCTTGTATGACTAACATCGGTCACTTCCGTGCAGCTGGTAAACTACTGGATAATTTCGGTGGTCGTCTTCCAACGCAACTATGGGTTGCTCCACCAACGAAGATGGACCGCGATCAGTTAACTGACGAAGGTTACTACGGTATTTACGGTCGTGTAGGTGCACGTATCGAAACTCCTGGATGTTCACTATGTATGGGTAACCAGGCACGTGTTGCTGATAAAGCAACGGTTGTTTCTACCTCGACTCGTAACTTCCCTAACCGTTTAGGTACAGGTGCAAACGTATTCCTTGCATCAGCAGAGCTTGCAGCGGTAGCTGCTATTCTTGGTAAACTACCAACGCCTGCTGAATATCAAGAGTATGCAGAGAAGATCAATGCAACGGCTGCGGATACGTACCGTTACTTGAACTTCCACAAGATGCCTCAGTACACTAAAAAGGCAGACTCAGTGATCATTCAACAAGCGGTTTAA
- a CDS encoding 2OG-Fe dioxygenase family protein yields MTTVNNQNLLQLRFLPQSHIDAVKPFFNQLPDNPYADGAFRKRRYSVVKFTDGEVTLQPTKAFVQDDSINTFQGNIERVYENLELDMLNTDGFKHMLAEFKAMTGIADDTSIEVHQFRMLAIESDTPPAPEGVHQDGFDHVCVCGVSHENIAGGELLVYEHKEAEPCFKMEIKDGLFALVNDREVWHNATPMNKLDVDQVGYLDCFVFTA; encoded by the coding sequence ATGACAACAGTAAACAACCAGAATTTATTACAACTACGCTTTTTACCGCAGTCACATATCGACGCAGTTAAGCCTTTCTTCAATCAACTACCAGATAACCCTTATGCCGATGGTGCATTCAGAAAGCGCCGTTATTCTGTGGTTAAATTCACTGATGGTGAAGTGACATTGCAGCCGACTAAGGCTTTCGTTCAAGACGATTCAATTAATACTTTCCAAGGTAATATTGAGCGTGTTTACGAAAACCTTGAGCTGGACATGTTAAACACCGATGGCTTTAAGCATATGCTTGCTGAATTTAAAGCCATGACTGGAATTGCAGACGATACCAGCATAGAAGTGCACCAGTTTCGCATGTTAGCGATTGAAAGCGATACCCCTCCTGCGCCGGAAGGTGTGCACCAAGATGGTTTTGATCATGTGTGTGTCTGCGGTGTTTCTCACGAAAATATCGCCGGTGGTGAGCTATTGGTTTATGAGCACAAAGAAGCTGAACCTTGCTTCAAAATGGAAATCAAAGATGGTTTATTTGCGCTCGTGAATGACCGTGAAGTGTGGCATAACGCAACACCGATGAACAAGCTAGATGTCGATCAAGTCGGTTACCTAGACTGCTTCGTATTTACAGCCTAA